In a single window of the Saccharothrix australiensis genome:
- a CDS encoding recombinase family protein, translating into MTAEISRDPWVTLDELLGIEVAETVEDGIGPMAGYGRCSTEDNQDPATSRGWQFGNGRKFVEPFGGVVVEEFFDVGQSRSVPWERRDEASRLLAALKNPYRGWNAVVVGEGTRCWFGNQFSLIAPRFEAYGVDLWVPELGGKYDPRNPSHKMLMSVLGGMSESERQHVQARVRAAMDAQVLNEGRHQGGRAPYGYETVDGGPHPNPRKAMEGYRLRVLAVDEGSAWVVRRIFAEYLSGRGDRAIATGLNRDRVPCPSARRPDQNPHRSGDGWQGSTVRAILDNPRYTGYAFFGRWMRQEMLLDPDDVAAGNVIRFRRASADRVVRSRRPAHPEIVSVEEFTQAQLLRKSKYAGGLRTARKTERAERATKQTYLFRGRVRCTVCERKMEASPRARGMYYRCPARTLPNGSPALGIHPPTVYLREDVLVDAVNKWLGELFAPKNVDRTVSALVDSQGTVTPTNHDSARKRLAKAEKELARFQAAIKAGIDPLALVEPMNEAQAVRAAAKAELEGTPPPDNLTAAEVHAMIDSLGDVGAALREAKTESLLRVYQGLDLQVRYKDKAHVADVMIKPMGYVNSARVRGGT; encoded by the coding sequence GTGACTGCTGAAATCAGCCGTGACCCGTGGGTGACGCTGGATGAACTGCTGGGGATCGAGGTCGCGGAGACCGTCGAGGACGGAATCGGGCCGATGGCGGGTTATGGACGTTGCTCGACTGAGGACAACCAAGATCCGGCGACCTCACGCGGGTGGCAGTTCGGCAACGGCCGGAAGTTCGTGGAGCCGTTCGGCGGGGTGGTGGTTGAGGAGTTCTTTGACGTTGGACAGTCGCGGTCTGTGCCGTGGGAGCGGCGAGACGAGGCGTCGCGGTTGTTGGCGGCGTTGAAGAACCCGTATCGCGGGTGGAACGCCGTGGTTGTCGGCGAGGGCACGCGGTGTTGGTTCGGCAATCAGTTCTCGCTGATCGCACCTCGGTTCGAGGCGTACGGGGTTGACCTGTGGGTGCCTGAGTTGGGTGGGAAGTACGACCCGCGCAACCCATCTCACAAGATGTTGATGAGCGTGCTTGGTGGGATGAGCGAGTCGGAACGTCAGCACGTTCAAGCGCGGGTGCGGGCGGCAATGGACGCGCAGGTGCTCAACGAAGGGCGACACCAGGGCGGGCGAGCGCCATACGGATACGAGACGGTTGACGGTGGGCCGCACCCGAACCCGCGCAAGGCGATGGAGGGATATCGGTTGCGGGTGTTGGCGGTGGACGAGGGTTCGGCGTGGGTGGTGCGGCGGATCTTCGCCGAGTACCTGAGCGGACGTGGTGACCGGGCGATTGCCACAGGGTTGAACCGAGACCGGGTTCCCTGTCCATCGGCGCGGCGGCCGGACCAGAACCCACACCGGTCCGGCGACGGTTGGCAGGGCTCCACTGTCCGGGCGATTCTCGACAACCCGAGGTACACCGGGTACGCGTTCTTCGGGCGGTGGATGCGACAGGAGATGCTGCTCGACCCGGACGACGTGGCGGCCGGGAACGTGATCCGATTCCGACGCGCGAGTGCCGATCGTGTCGTGCGGTCGCGTAGGCCGGCGCACCCGGAGATCGTCTCGGTGGAGGAGTTCACGCAAGCGCAGTTGCTCCGCAAGTCCAAGTACGCCGGCGGGCTCAGGACCGCACGTAAGACGGAGCGAGCCGAACGAGCCACGAAACAGACCTATCTGTTCCGGGGGCGGGTGCGGTGCACGGTCTGCGAACGGAAGATGGAAGCCAGCCCGCGCGCCCGTGGGATGTACTACCGGTGCCCGGCAAGGACGTTGCCGAACGGGTCGCCGGCGTTGGGCATCCACCCACCGACCGTCTACCTCCGAGAGGACGTTCTGGTGGACGCGGTGAACAAGTGGCTCGGGGAGCTCTTCGCGCCCAAGAACGTCGACCGGACCGTAAGCGCCTTGGTCGACTCGCAAGGGACTGTGACCCCTACGAACCACGATTCAGCGCGGAAGCGGCTGGCAAAGGCAGAGAAGGAGTTGGCTCGGTTTCAGGCGGCGATCAAGGCGGGGATTGACCCGTTGGCGCTGGTGGAGCCGATGAACGAAGCTCAGGCGGTGAGGGCTGCGGCTAAGGCTGAGCTGGAGGGCACGCCTCCACCCGACAACCTCACGGCGGCGGAAGTGCACGCCATGATCGACTCACTCGGGGACGTCGGAGCGGCGCTCAGGGAAGCCAAGACGGAGAGCCTGTTGCGGGTCTATCAGGGGCTTGACCTGCAAGTTCGCTACAAAGACAAAGCCCACGTGGCTGATGTGATGATCAAGCCAATGGGCTATGTGAATAGTGCTCGTGTCCGAGGGGGGACTTGA
- a CDS encoding cell division protein FtsK — protein MPVQPVYDGEAVAERGEVVPRVSPGRWRSMPSGLRSRDVLRHAVNDGLGWLVRVPGRVLRAVGRGVVVGFRAWRRWVRVRDYREAAAQSEKLADKFVEIRALTLFRWKVTGAVVGVAAVAVAVGHLVYGSVVLWGLAGVVAVALAVAGRRKDGAPGRKAVLGGPRTLTWTMDAQVLVDAFRDAKLIGKDESLRLVERATRVGDGWAVTVDLPATRKAVDVIKSRDALASALAVDEVQLIVERVRGRGGHAGRVFFWVADEDPYAGPPVRTPLVEVERWDAWQAVPFGRDARGRRIDLPLVWTSLLVGAIPRQGKTFAARLAASGLVLDPYARLYVFDGKGGKDWDAAEQLAYRYVCGDELTQAYAVRDHLVELVAEVQARYARMATLDDAVCPESKITPAMSRDVELGMPVTAVIIDEVQVFLESPIREEVGGKKTTLGAYIADLLTYLVRKGPAAGVVVILATQRPDSNTIPSRLRAVLGSRFALRVMDWRDSNIVLGEQMNTRGYDASTLLPSHKGVGILRPDGETDAGADLVAMTVRTYYMPNTDWRVICERGRALREAAGTLGGHAVGDDAARPVDSSAVVGVLGSGAADAWTDEVPELLAAVIDHLGEELYERDFVPTAELVEALEVDAGTFGREMGELGCPPVRQYVPHGDGVRRVRGYLTADVRAAAGLADEIGSDGSGRT, from the coding sequence GTGCCGGTCCAGCCGGTCTATGACGGTGAGGCGGTCGCGGAGCGGGGTGAGGTCGTTCCGAGGGTCAGCCCTGGGCGGTGGCGTTCTATGCCTTCTGGGTTGAGGTCGCGGGATGTACTGCGGCACGCCGTGAACGACGGGCTTGGGTGGCTGGTGCGGGTGCCTGGGCGGGTTCTCCGGGCGGTGGGTCGCGGTGTGGTGGTTGGTTTTCGCGCTTGGCGGCGGTGGGTGCGGGTGCGGGACTACCGGGAGGCTGCGGCGCAGTCGGAGAAGTTGGCGGACAAGTTCGTTGAGATTCGGGCGTTGACGCTGTTCCGGTGGAAGGTGACCGGGGCTGTTGTGGGTGTGGCTGCGGTGGCGGTTGCTGTTGGGCACCTGGTGTACGGCTCGGTGGTGTTGTGGGGCTTGGCTGGGGTTGTGGCCGTTGCGTTGGCAGTCGCTGGGCGTCGGAAGGATGGGGCTCCGGGGCGGAAGGCTGTGCTGGGTGGGCCTCGGACGCTGACGTGGACCATGGACGCTCAGGTGTTGGTGGATGCCTTCCGGGACGCGAAGTTGATCGGCAAGGACGAGTCGTTGCGGTTGGTCGAGCGGGCCACGCGGGTCGGTGACGGGTGGGCGGTCACGGTTGACCTGCCGGCTACGCGCAAGGCCGTGGATGTGATCAAGAGTCGGGATGCGCTTGCTTCGGCGTTGGCTGTGGATGAGGTTCAGCTCATCGTGGAGCGGGTGCGTGGTCGTGGGGGTCATGCCGGGCGGGTGTTCTTCTGGGTGGCGGATGAGGACCCGTACGCGGGGCCGCCGGTGCGGACGCCATTGGTCGAGGTGGAGCGGTGGGACGCTTGGCAGGCGGTACCGTTCGGGCGTGACGCTCGGGGGCGGCGGATTGACCTGCCGTTGGTGTGGACTTCGCTGCTTGTCGGGGCGATTCCTCGACAGGGCAAGACGTTCGCCGCTCGGCTGGCTGCTTCCGGGCTGGTGCTGGACCCGTACGCGCGGCTGTATGTGTTCGATGGCAAGGGTGGCAAGGACTGGGACGCTGCGGAGCAGTTGGCGTACCGGTACGTGTGCGGGGACGAGTTGACACAGGCGTACGCGGTGCGGGACCACCTTGTGGAGTTGGTGGCAGAGGTTCAGGCGCGGTACGCGCGGATGGCCACGTTGGACGATGCGGTGTGTCCGGAATCGAAGATCACCCCCGCCATGTCGCGTGACGTTGAGCTGGGGATGCCGGTCACGGCGGTGATCATCGATGAGGTTCAGGTTTTCCTTGAGAGCCCGATCCGGGAGGAGGTTGGCGGGAAGAAGACCACGCTCGGGGCGTACATCGCGGACCTGTTGACCTACCTTGTGCGCAAGGGGCCAGCGGCTGGGGTGGTGGTCATCCTGGCTACTCAGCGGCCGGACTCGAACACGATTCCGTCGCGGTTGCGGGCGGTGTTGGGGTCGCGGTTCGCGTTGCGGGTGATGGACTGGCGTGACTCGAACATCGTGTTGGGCGAGCAGATGAACACGCGGGGGTATGACGCCTCTACGTTGCTGCCCAGCCACAAGGGTGTGGGCATCCTGCGGCCGGACGGGGAGACCGACGCCGGGGCGGATCTGGTCGCCATGACCGTGCGGACGTACTACATGCCGAACACCGACTGGCGGGTGATCTGCGAGCGTGGGCGGGCGTTGCGGGAGGCTGCCGGGACGCTCGGCGGTCACGCAGTCGGTGATGACGCTGCTCGGCCTGTCGACTCATCGGCCGTCGTGGGGGTGCTCGGGAGCGGAGCGGCCGACGCGTGGACGGATGAGGTTCCCGAACTGTTGGCGGCGGTCATTGATCACCTTGGTGAGGAGCTCTACGAACGGGACTTCGTGCCTACCGCTGAGCTGGTGGAGGCGTTGGAGGTCGACGCGGGCACGTTCGGGCGGGAGATGGGCGAACTTGGCTGTCCGCCGGTCAGGCAGTACGTCCCGCACGGCGACGGAGTCCGGAGGGTGCGCGGGTACCTGACTGCGGACGTTCGCGCGGCTGCCGGACTGGCTGATGAAATCGGCTCTGATGGGTCTGGGCGGACGTGA